A genomic window from Candidatus Denitrolinea symbiosum includes:
- a CDS encoding Fe2+ or Zn2+ uptake regulation protein, translating to MTCGSYLIDRLHERGFRMTSQRMAILHALRQAGGHLPPTEVYARARRAQPGLTEATVYRTLEFLVENGYALAAHVGGGKLVYELTEENHHHLICRKCGKTVSVEAAALTGLYDQLSASTGFQLDASHIALLGICPDCQK from the coding sequence ATGACCTGCGGCTCCTATCTCATTGACCGGCTGCACGAACGCGGCTTCCGCATGACCTCCCAGCGGATGGCGATCCTGCACGCGCTCCGTCAGGCGGGCGGACATCTCCCGCCCACCGAAGTCTACGCGCGGGCGCGGCGCGCCCAGCCCGGGTTGACGGAGGCCACCGTCTATCGCACGCTGGAATTTCTCGTCGAGAACGGATACGCTTTGGCCGCGCACGTCGGCGGCGGGAAACTGGTCTACGAATTGACGGAGGAAAACCATCATCACCTGATCTGTCGAAAATGCGGAAAGACCGTGTCGGTGGAGGCCGCGGCGTTGACGGGACTCTACGACCAGTTGAGCGCGTCCACGGGCTTCCAGTTGGACGCGAGTCACATCGCATTATTGGGCATTTGCCCGGACTGTCAAAAGTAA